A section of the Anabaena cylindrica PCC 7122 genome encodes:
- a CDS encoding type II toxin-antitoxin system HigB family toxin — protein MRIIARSTLREYWQKHPDTEQPLKAWFDDASRASWQSPSDIKEVYANASIIANNRVVFNIKGNNYRLIIHIRYEIGIIFIRFIGTHQEYDKIDATIV, from the coding sequence ATGAGAATTATTGCTCGGAGTACCCTCAGAGAATATTGGCAAAAACATCCTGATACAGAACAGCCTTTAAAAGCATGGTTTGATGATGCTTCCCGTGCAAGTTGGCAAAGTCCATCAGATATTAAAGAAGTTTATGCTAATGCCAGTATTATTGCTAATAATCGAGTAGTTTTTAATATTAAAGGTAATAATTATCGTTTAATTATCCATATTCGTTATGAAATTGGCATTATTTTTATTCGCTTTATTGGTACTCATCAAGAATATGATAAAATAGATGCTACAATTGTTTAA
- a CDS encoding DUF5615 family PIN-like protein — translation MKLLFDHNLSPRLVDKLAAIYPNSQHVFLLGLDQADDRILWEYAKQNEFIVVTRDADFNELSILRGYPPKVIWVRRGNCSTNQIEEILRVHLADIQAFAKNSDLGVLTLY, via the coding sequence ATGAAGTTACTATTTGACCATAACCTCTCACCTCGTTTAGTAGATAAACTCGCTGCTATTTACCCCAACTCTCAGCACGTTTTTCTCTTAGGTTTAGATCAAGCAGATGATCGAATTTTGTGGGAGTATGCAAAACAAAATGAATTTATAGTTGTCACTAGAGATGCAGATTTTAATGAATTAAGCATCCTGCGAGGATATCCGCCAAAAGTTATTTGGGTTAGACGTGGTAATTGTTCAACCAACCAGATTGAAGAAATTTTGCGAGTACATTTAGCGGATATCCAAGCCTTTGCTAAAAATTCGGATTTAGGAGTTTTGACACTTTATTAA
- a CDS encoding energy-coupling factor transporter transmembrane component T family protein yields MLKLSLPLRLQLSLVIVIGAALLKYHAWSNLLVYGAIALLWMWLLRVPIRKLGGLLGTELIFLSLMALPLGWERASFLLMRSLICLITMNSFLLTLPPHSFGIALKGLPIPAPLKENLLLSGQYLEILLSEVGRMQRSAQLRGLNGAAGWLRYASTAMIGALYLRTLDRAERVYAAMVTRGYNGQLPIDSTLRPKERLTILTAGAIASCITLSSYFQSFAHN; encoded by the coding sequence ATGCTTAAACTTTCTTTGCCTTTACGGTTACAACTATCTCTAGTAATAGTGATTGGGGCAGCTTTATTAAAGTATCATGCTTGGTCTAATTTACTTGTGTATGGTGCGATCGCTCTTTTGTGGATGTGGCTACTACGTGTCCCCATACGCAAATTAGGCGGTTTACTGGGTACAGAATTAATCTTTCTGTCATTGATGGCTTTACCCCTGGGATGGGAACGAGCTAGTTTTCTACTCATGCGATCGCTAATTTGTCTAATTACCATGAATAGCTTTTTACTCACCCTACCACCCCACAGCTTTGGCATCGCCCTCAAAGGCTTACCCATACCAGCGCCATTAAAGGAAAACTTACTTTTATCTGGGCAATATTTAGAAATATTGCTCTCAGAAGTAGGGAGAATGCAACGTAGCGCCCAATTACGAGGACTAAATGGTGCAGCCGGATGGTTACGTTATGCTAGTACTGCTATGATTGGAGCTTTATATCTCCGTACCCTCGACAGAGCAGAGCGAGTTTACGCCGCAATGGTTACTCGTGGTTATAATGGGCAACTACCCATAGATTCCACCCTCAGACCAAAAGAACGTCTTACAATATTAACAGCTGGAGCGATCGCTAGTTGTATAACTCTCAGTTCTTATTTTCAGAGTTTTGCTCATAATTAA
- a CDS encoding DUF433 domain-containing protein — MQYQNIITIEPGKRGGKPCIRGMRITVYDVLSYLASGMTYEEILNDFPYLTQEDILACLSYAADRERQMLMVQA; from the coding sequence ATGCAATATCAAAATATAATTACCATCGAACCAGGAAAACGAGGAGGTAAACCTTGTATTCGTGGGATGCGAATTACCGTATATGATGTTTTATCATATCTTGCTTCCGGCATGACTTACGAGGAAATACTTAATGATTTTCCTTATTTAACACAAGAAGATATCTTAGCTTGTCTTAGCTATGCAGCCGATAGAGAAAGACAAATGCTGATGGTGCAAGCATGA
- a CDS encoding helix-turn-helix domain-containing protein, translating into MNLKPIRTESDYQQALKEIEQIFDAEPHTPEYEKLDILTTLVEVYEQQNYPIDTPSPIAAILYYLESRNQGIYNFIENLKHHGVSEEIINIALNEMSH; encoded by the coding sequence ATGAACTTAAAACCAATTAGAACAGAATCAGATTATCAACAGGCATTAAAAGAAATCGAACAAATTTTTGATGCTGAACCTCATACACCAGAATATGAAAAATTAGATATTTTAACGACTTTAGTAGAAGTCTATGAACAACAAAATTATCCTATTGATACTCCATCCCCAATTGCAGCAATATTATATTATTTAGAAAGTCGTAATCAAGGAATTTATAACTTTATTGAAAATTTAAAACATCATGGAGTTAGTGAAGAAATAATTAATATAGCTTTAAATGAAATGAGTCACTGA
- a CDS encoding DUF1361 domain-containing protein: MKSELIELIAIVIQVLQSNMRWMTWNLFLAFIPLALSIWLFRTKIGRSWVWWLGFLAFYAFLPNAPYLLTDVIHLIDDIRRIPSVWIITLILIPVYLVVILGGFEAYVISLINLGHYLHRIGKSKWIFGVELITHALSAIGIYWGRFLRFNSWDFITQPDAILTKGVEELFGKQPLVIITVTFVILFGLYWIMKRVTLGLVNKDVNSPPANPHISKAG, encoded by the coding sequence ATGAAATCAGAATTAATTGAATTAATAGCCATTGTAATCCAAGTATTACAAAGCAATATGCGTTGGATGACTTGGAACTTATTTCTGGCTTTTATCCCCTTGGCTTTGAGTATTTGGTTGTTTCGCACTAAAATTGGACGCTCTTGGGTTTGGTGGCTAGGATTTCTAGCTTTTTATGCTTTTTTACCAAATGCGCCTTATTTATTGACTGATGTGATTCACTTAATAGATGATATCCGTCGGATTCCATCAGTGTGGATAATTACATTAATATTAATACCCGTTTATCTAGTAGTAATTCTCGGTGGATTTGAAGCTTATGTAATTTCCCTCATCAACTTAGGTCACTATTTGCACCGCATTGGTAAAAGTAAATGGATATTTGGTGTTGAATTAATTACTCATGCTTTGTCTGCTATTGGTATTTATTGGGGCAGATTTTTGCGTTTTAACAGTTGGGATTTTATTACTCAACCAGATGCCATACTCACCAAAGGTGTGGAAGAACTCTTTGGTAAACAGCCCTTGGTGATTATTACTGTTACCTTTGTCATTCTTTTCGGGCTGTATTGGATTATGAAACGAGTAACTTTGGGTTTGGTGAATAAAGATGTCAACTCACCACCAGCTAATCCTCACATCTCCAAAGCAGGATAA
- a CDS encoding transglutaminase domain-containing protein, with amino-acid sequence MSSALPSFTVSQMFGQRTIRPLTAASLCGIAFIKDRLIAIDTIKGHLLEIDLNSDNSTIINPHQVKEFNEVTGLAVWEDTLWVSRGNSVYLCKLSSLGLEHFVTLPYSADGVAVWESTVYVSCHRLGYILVFDLDTRKEITRFYAPGVGIENLAVTQETLWVCDRTEQTVYFIDRATGEIQFSVLTPFASPTGIAVHKNSDTNQEKIYIAYANEEPYIRDNPNAEPNHELTYRDVTFIHPLHYHYEPNQRYALSNGYLIEMSYVEEISPLDEVYLPNVEWRIALPSETERQKVKQVEAVGLPFTEEIIDGQRVAVFKFDSLTPGERHIFGWKALLEVRGIKYRITPKDVEEVSELTSELQSRYLVDDDDLAMDTAIVRRAAREAVGSETNVLRKMYNIRNYVYDELSYGIKPHIDTPDIVLERGIGSCGEYVGVLLALCRLNGVPCRTVGRYKCPPYGEQQGVPLQPDFNHVWLEFYIPNFGWVPMESNPDDTGEGGPYPTRFFMGLCWYHIEIGKGVTFETLISNGQRLTKEETSIGDLAINHIRFTILKELPPF; translated from the coding sequence ATGAGTTCTGCACTCCCTAGTTTTACTGTTAGCCAGATGTTTGGGCAAAGAACAATCCGACCGCTTACTGCTGCCAGCCTATGTGGTATTGCTTTCATCAAAGATAGACTTATCGCTATCGACACCATCAAAGGGCATCTACTGGAGATTGACCTTAACTCCGATAACAGCACCATTATTAATCCCCACCAAGTCAAAGAATTTAACGAAGTCACTGGTTTAGCAGTGTGGGAAGATACGCTATGGGTCAGCCGTGGTAATAGTGTTTATTTATGTAAACTCTCTTCTTTAGGTTTGGAGCATTTTGTTACTTTACCTTATTCTGCTGACGGTGTTGCTGTGTGGGAATCAACAGTTTATGTCAGCTGTCATCGACTTGGCTATATTCTGGTTTTTGACCTCGATACACGCAAAGAAATTACCAGATTTTATGCCCCTGGTGTTGGTATAGAAAATTTGGCAGTTACCCAGGAAACGCTTTGGGTTTGCGATCGCACAGAACAAACAGTTTACTTCATAGACAGGGCAACTGGAGAAATTCAATTCAGTGTTCTCACTCCCTTTGCATCTCCTACAGGCATAGCAGTTCATAAAAATTCCGATACAAATCAGGAAAAGATTTACATCGCTTATGCCAATGAAGAGCCTTATATTCGAGATAACCCCAACGCCGAACCCAATCACGAGCTAACCTATCGGGATGTTACCTTCATTCACCCCCTCCATTATCATTACGAACCCAATCAGCGTTACGCCCTTTCCAATGGTTATCTCATAGAAATGTCCTACGTGGAAGAAATTTCTCCCCTAGATGAAGTTTATTTACCCAATGTAGAATGGCGTATTGCCCTACCATCAGAAACTGAACGTCAAAAAGTCAAACAAGTTGAAGCAGTTGGTTTACCCTTCACAGAAGAAATTATTGATGGTCAACGGGTCGCAGTCTTTAAGTTTGATTCCCTTACCCCTGGTGAACGTCACATATTTGGCTGGAAAGCACTTTTGGAAGTTCGAGGAATTAAATATCGCATCACACCAAAAGATGTAGAAGAAGTGTCTGAATTGACATCAGAATTACAAAGTCGCTATTTGGTTGATGATGATGATTTAGCAATGGATACGGCTATTGTTCGCCGTGCAGCCCGTGAAGCAGTCGGTTCAGAAACCAATGTGTTACGGAAAATGTACAATATCCGTAATTATGTATATGATGAGTTATCTTATGGCATTAAACCACACATCGACACGCCAGATATAGTTTTAGAACGGGGTATTGGCTCCTGTGGCGAATATGTAGGTGTGCTATTAGCTTTGTGCCGTTTGAATGGCGTTCCCTGCCGAACTGTAGGTAGATATAAATGCCCCCCTTATGGTGAACAACAGGGAGTTCCACTGCAACCTGATTTTAATCATGTCTGGCTAGAATTCTACATCCCTAATTTTGGTTGGGTGCCAATGGAATCCAATCCTGATGATACAGGCGAAGGTGGGCCTTATCCTACACGCTTTTTTATGGGATTATGCTGGTATCATATTGAAATTGGCAAAGGTGTTACTTTTGAAACTTTGATCAGTAACGGTCAGCGGTTAACTAAAGAAGAGACATCCATTGGCGATTTGGCTATTAACCATATTCGGTTTACAATTCTTAAAGAATTGCCGCCTTTCTAA
- a CDS encoding phosphoglucomutase/phosphomannomutase family protein → MSNSSNSSKIKFGTDGWRGIIADDFTFPNVRKVTRAIASYLETAYSKDRPVLIAYDTRFLADEFARTSAAVLADLGWNVKITDRDCPTPVIAYNARHLNSAGALMFTASHNPAPYCGIKYIPDYAGPATPEITDTIVANIESASDELPGSNPSGSISTFDPKPDYLNFIYTLLDVEKIKSANLKVKYDALYSTSRGYLDEVLQQCGCQLESFHDWRDVLFGGGMPEPKGEQLVELVDAVRADNADLGLATDGDSDRFGIVDEQGNVLTPNTVLLVLARHLIKNKGKSGAIVRTVATTHLLDNFAAKYGLQIYETAVGFKYIGEKMRETAVLIGGEESGGLSIIGHIPEKDGVLADMLVAEAIAYEGKPLSQLVQEAIAEADGPLYNNRLDLHLTESHKNAVIDAYTKNPPSVVAGIKVKEVGRKDGIKLYLEEGSWVLLRPSGTEPLVRVYMETNSPEKLSQIAQFMESEIAKLG, encoded by the coding sequence ATGAGCAACAGTAGCAATTCCAGCAAGATAAAATTTGGTACTGATGGTTGGCGCGGCATTATTGCTGATGATTTTACTTTTCCCAATGTGCGGAAAGTAACCAGAGCAATAGCTAGTTACCTGGAAACTGCCTACAGTAAAGACAGACCAGTCCTGATCGCCTACGATACGCGGTTTTTAGCTGACGAGTTTGCCCGGACATCTGCCGCAGTTCTGGCTGATTTAGGGTGGAATGTGAAAATTACAGATCGGGATTGTCCGACTCCTGTAATTGCCTACAACGCCCGTCATTTGAATTCCGCAGGGGCTTTGATGTTTACTGCTAGTCATAATCCTGCACCTTATTGTGGGATTAAATATATACCCGATTATGCGGGGCCTGCCACACCAGAAATTACTGATACTATTGTGGCAAATATAGAGAGTGCATCTGATGAGTTGCCCGGAAGCAATCCATCAGGTTCAATTTCTACTTTTGATCCGAAGCCCGATTATTTGAATTTTATCTACACTTTACTGGATGTAGAAAAAATCAAAAGCGCGAATTTAAAGGTCAAATATGATGCCCTTTATTCTACCTCTCGCGGTTATTTAGATGAAGTTTTGCAACAATGTGGTTGCCAGTTAGAAAGTTTCCACGATTGGCGGGATGTACTCTTTGGTGGCGGGATGCCGGAACCAAAAGGGGAACAATTAGTTGAATTGGTGGATGCTGTCCGCGCTGATAACGCGGATTTAGGTCTGGCGACAGATGGCGATAGCGATCGCTTTGGTATTGTCGATGAACAAGGTAATGTCCTCACTCCCAATACAGTGCTGTTAGTTCTAGCACGGCATTTAATAAAAAACAAGGGTAAAAGCGGCGCGATTGTGCGGACTGTGGCAACTACCCACTTGTTAGATAATTTTGCGGCTAAGTATGGTCTGCAAATTTATGAAACTGCTGTGGGTTTTAAATACATCGGTGAGAAAATGCGGGAAACCGCTGTTTTGATTGGTGGGGAAGAGTCGGGTGGTTTGAGTATCATTGGCCATATTCCTGAAAAGGATGGCGTTCTTGCCGATATGCTGGTGGCTGAGGCGATCGCTTATGAGGGTAAGCCTCTAAGTCAATTGGTTCAGGAAGCGATCGCAGAAGCTGATGGACCTTTGTATAATAATCGCTTGGATTTACACCTGACCGAGTCTCACAAAAATGCTGTGATTGATGCTTACACCAAAAATCCGCCTTCAGTAGTGGCAGGAATTAAGGTGAAGGAAGTCGGGAGGAAGGATGGGATTAAATTGTATTTAGAAGAGGGTAGCTGGGTGTTGCTGCGTCCTTCTGGTACAGAACCTTTGGTGAGGGTGTATATGGAAACTAACTCACCAGAAAAACTTAGTCAGATTGCTCAATTTATGGAGAGTGAAATTGCTAAGTTAGGTTAA
- a CDS encoding lipopolysaccharide assembly protein LapA domain-containing protein — protein MIFKILANLFISVVIAVWVIAIALISVQNATPVSLRFLVFQSIQIPFGLVLAFSVAVGLLGVAVLQPLWGLGASKSRVDEEAEFFIDDEDF, from the coding sequence ATGATTTTCAAAATCTTGGCGAATTTATTTATATCTGTAGTTATAGCTGTTTGGGTAATTGCGATCGCACTTATTTCGGTGCAGAATGCTACACCTGTCTCTTTACGGTTTTTGGTTTTTCAATCAATACAAATTCCTTTTGGGTTGGTGTTGGCTTTTTCTGTGGCTGTGGGTTTATTAGGTGTGGCGGTTTTGCAGCCTCTTTGGGGGTTAGGTGCGTCGAAATCTAGGGTTGATGAGGAAGCGGAGTTTTTTATTGATGATGAGGATTTTTAG
- a CDS encoding NACHT domain-containing protein, with protein sequence MDSEELRGLIARKEDAKLDFKIESKVINGIKDDKEWDEFLKDIISIANGNIGTATETGYLIIGAGDKLKLDGTRDLKDVGVVTIQEKQILDKLKSACEPRLPEIKCDVVSLDGKRLFIISIPPTPYLYTLTKYLQTPKKGYSPNTVLIRRKDGEEIYEADDHEKDILRKEKKNITSLNSIISIDCLVEEVRNKCCDKIQHLYSKIKLLNLQSIDVDQLYVDVYLLKKISSETLATIDGLVKNSNLQDDFDRFGLGQRRGRIDGFEVAKKRSKLMILGKPGSGKTTFLRHLAVACCQGEFKSENIPVFIELRSITNASHFNLFDEIHKEFDLTNQEQTKQILKQGKVLIFLDGLDEVSTESRRDVQKQIDEFSRNSLYYKNHLIITCRTQTTEYTLQNFDYVEVADFHPAQVEKFSRNWFTTLANTHQEGEEITAKFLEKLRLPENKQIAELAVTPILLSLTCWIFGESKDLPPKRSQLYQRGINLLLKEWDKKRDIQRDLGSERYRNLSLGDKQKLLSYIAYLKFNQEQYALFKESEIQKYISEYLKDISNNDIQSVVKTIEAQHGLLIQRAQDIDSEGIYSFSHLTFQEYFTAKYIVENNQIEQLVKEHLTDTRWREVFLLTAELMGDNAGNFLSLMQAESQKYINTPKLQNLLHWADEITSGTAGNIKPVGKRAIAIAIAVAIGYAEANIIAHAANAIGIANAIGITNIPIYAYTNAIGIAYYSPNVNTINKDIETMYEIEKLKIFNNEEFTKLAVNLEKLKSEIPNDEKQQEKFNKFAEELPTTLLNAFNLPREMIYSFMAELETLNHKYLYVNKLIIDCKRAAIDEASPPWWQEIEERMLKPTL encoded by the coding sequence ATGGATAGTGAAGAACTGCGTGGCTTGATTGCAAGAAAAGAAGATGCAAAACTTGATTTTAAAATCGAGTCAAAAGTAATAAATGGTATTAAAGATGATAAAGAATGGGATGAATTTCTCAAAGATATCATATCAATTGCTAATGGAAATATTGGAACAGCCACAGAGACAGGATATCTCATTATTGGTGCTGGAGATAAATTAAAGCTTGACGGAACAAGAGATTTAAAGGATGTTGGTGTAGTAACAATTCAGGAAAAACAAATTCTTGATAAACTTAAATCAGCCTGTGAACCACGTCTTCCAGAAATCAAATGTGACGTAGTATCACTAGATGGTAAAAGGTTATTTATTATTTCTATTCCACCAACTCCATATTTGTACACCCTGACAAAATATTTACAAACACCCAAAAAAGGATATTCACCAAATACAGTTCTTATTAGACGTAAAGATGGAGAGGAGATATATGAAGCTGATGATCACGAGAAAGACATTCTTCGCAAGGAAAAGAAAAATATTACTTCCTTAAATTCTATTATTTCTATTGATTGTTTAGTTGAGGAAGTAAGAAATAAGTGTTGTGATAAAATTCAACATCTATATAGCAAAATAAAATTATTGAATCTTCAGAGTATTGATGTTGACCAACTTTATGTAGATGTCTACTTATTGAAAAAGATTTCTAGCGAGACTTTGGCAACAATTGATGGTCTAGTTAAAAACTCAAATTTGCAAGATGACTTTGACCGCTTTGGATTGGGTCAGCGCCGAGGTAGAATTGATGGATTTGAAGTAGCAAAGAAACGCAGCAAATTAATGATTTTGGGTAAACCAGGTTCAGGTAAAACTACATTTTTAAGACACTTAGCTGTTGCTTGTTGTCAGGGTGAGTTTAAATCTGAGAATATTCCAGTTTTTATTGAACTTAGATCCATCACAAATGCTAGTCATTTCAATCTATTTGACGAAATACATAAAGAATTTGATTTAACAAATCAGGAACAAACAAAGCAAATTCTTAAGCAAGGTAAAGTCTTGATTTTTTTAGATGGACTGGATGAAGTTTCTACTGAATCACGGCGAGATGTTCAAAAACAGATTGATGAATTTTCTCGAAACTCGCTTTATTACAAAAACCATTTGATCATCACTTGTCGGACACAAACGACAGAATATACTTTACAAAATTTCGATTATGTTGAAGTTGCTGATTTTCACCCAGCGCAGGTTGAAAAATTTTCTAGAAATTGGTTTACAACGTTAGCTAACACACATCAGGAAGGTGAAGAAATTACAGCAAAATTCTTAGAAAAACTCAGATTGCCAGAAAATAAGCAAATCGCTGAATTAGCTGTAACTCCTATCCTGCTAAGTTTGACTTGCTGGATTTTTGGTGAGTCTAAAGATTTACCTCCTAAGCGTTCGCAATTATATCAAAGAGGAATAAATCTACTTTTAAAAGAATGGGATAAGAAAAGAGATATTCAGCGAGATTTAGGGAGTGAACGTTACCGTAATTTATCGCTAGGAGATAAACAAAAACTTCTGAGTTATATAGCTTATCTTAAGTTTAATCAAGAACAATATGCTTTATTTAAAGAAAGTGAAATTCAAAAATATATTTCTGAATATCTCAAAGATATTTCAAATAACGATATTCAATCAGTTGTAAAAACTATTGAGGCTCAACATGGCTTATTAATTCAACGAGCGCAGGATATTGACTCTGAGGGTATTTACTCGTTTTCTCATCTGACTTTTCAAGAATATTTTACAGCTAAGTACATTGTTGAAAATAACCAAATTGAGCAATTAGTTAAAGAACATTTGACAGATACTCGCTGGCGAGAAGTGTTTTTATTAACAGCAGAATTGATGGGTGATAATGCAGGTAATTTCTTATCGTTGATGCAAGCAGAATCCCAAAAGTATATTAATACGCCTAAATTGCAAAATTTATTACACTGGGCAGATGAGATAACATCAGGAACAGCAGGAAATATTAAGCCTGTAGGTAAACGTGCAATTGCAATTGCGATCGCAGTTGCAATTGGTTACGCTGAAGCTAACATCATCGCTCACGCAGCTAACGCCATTGGAATTGCCAACGCTATTGGAATTACCAATATCCCTATTTATGCTTATACCAACGCCATCGGAATTGCTTACTATAGCCCTAATGTCAACACCATCAATAAAGATATTGAGACCATGTATGAAATTGAAAAATTAAAAATATTTAATAATGAAGAATTTACTAAACTAGCCGTAAACCTAGAGAAACTTAAATCTGAAATCCCCAATGATGAAAAACAACAGGAAAAATTTAATAAATTTGCAGAAGAACTCCCAACAACTTTGTTAAATGCTTTCAATCTGCCAAGAGAAATGATTTATTCATTTATGGCAGAACTCGAAACACTAAACCATAAATATCTCTATGTTAATAAACTCATAATTGATTGTAAAAGAGCAGCAATCGACGAAGCTTCCCCTCCTTGGTGGCAAGAAATAGAGGAACGAATGTTAAAGCCAACCCTGTAA
- a CDS encoding energy-coupling factor ABC transporter ATP-binding protein: MTSLTSHPQTSISHPHTAVVEVKNLVYAYSHQQPVLREISFKLNSSDRVALMGATGSGKSTLLENLIGLKHPQSGSIFINGIPVEPKTLPQIRKQIGFTFQDANDQLFMPTILEDVTFGPRNYGVSPATAIDKALQLLADFGLEEYAHRSAHELSGGQRRLAALASILALDPAILILDEPTTGLDPSWRRHLAQVLLKLPVQVMLIASHDLHWLGKVTQRALVLSAGQIQIDSHIQPLLQDGKTLDQLGLPVDW, translated from the coding sequence TTGACATCTTTAACATCTCATCCCCAAACTTCTATCTCTCATCCTCATACCGCTGTAGTTGAGGTGAAAAACCTGGTCTATGCCTATTCCCACCAGCAGCCAGTATTACGAGAAATTTCCTTTAAACTAAATTCAAGCGATCGCGTCGCCTTAATGGGTGCAACCGGCTCAGGCAAAAGCACCCTCCTAGAAAACCTCATCGGCTTAAAACATCCTCAAAGTGGCTCAATTTTCATCAACGGCATTCCCGTAGAACCGAAAACCCTACCCCAAATCAGGAAGCAAATCGGCTTTACCTTCCAAGATGCCAACGACCAACTATTTATGCCCACCATCTTAGAAGATGTCACCTTTGGCCCACGCAACTACGGTGTCTCACCAGCAACAGCAATTGATAAAGCACTGCAATTATTAGCTGACTTTGGACTCGAAGAATACGCCCACCGTTCAGCCCATGAACTATCAGGAGGACAAAGACGTTTAGCAGCCCTAGCATCAATATTAGCCCTAGACCCAGCAATTCTCATTCTAGATGAGCCAACCACCGGACTTGATCCCTCATGGCGACGGCATTTAGCCCAAGTATTATTAAAATTGCCAGTTCAGGTCATGTTAATTGCCTCCCATGACCTACATTGGTTAGGAAAAGTAACCCAACGTGCTTTAGTCCTCTCTGCTGGTCAAATTCAAATAGACAGCCATATTCAGCCACTTTTGCAAGATGGAAAAACCTTAGATCAGTTAGGTTTACCAGTAGATTGGTAA
- a CDS encoding PD-(D/E)XK nuclease family protein, giving the protein MSTPDRPFASYHLWSLVAPATGQERLHCQMRRGFIKARQHEPQVKALLAQATPPQRIGILAQKGVYEFHHHHHLLNQSDGVEKVAQLLKLSNFTCQVKQRVLQILRKYHKSPLLLGKRIIQLTPGDEGFPKPIVIEQENYCFRLYAAMDCVFIESDSTLHILDFKTGKSAFDKRQALVYLLAARYLYPGKTAVASFYNLEICQKSDLITINNHELATLEFELSNIAKQHQLDLQKYQSRSSNFSKIFPPNPGYHCRFCPFNSICEFADFKTGESQSMPITKNRG; this is encoded by the coding sequence ATGTCAACCCCCGATAGACCTTTTGCCAGTTATCACCTTTGGTCTTTAGTTGCCCCAGCCACAGGGCAAGAACGTTTGCATTGCCAAATGAGGCGAGGATTTATTAAGGCACGACAACATGAACCACAAGTAAAAGCTTTGTTAGCCCAAGCCACACCACCCCAGCGGATTGGCATACTTGCCCAAAAAGGTGTTTATGAGTTTCATCATCATCACCATTTGTTAAATCAGTCTGATGGCGTAGAAAAAGTTGCCCAGTTGCTGAAATTAAGTAACTTCACTTGTCAAGTTAAGCAAAGGGTACTACAAATTTTACGAAAATATCACAAATCGCCTTTGTTGTTGGGTAAACGGATTATCCAATTAACCCCAGGTGATGAAGGATTTCCCAAACCAATTGTGATTGAACAAGAAAACTATTGTTTTCGTTTGTATGCAGCGATGGATTGTGTATTTATCGAGTCTGATAGCACCTTACATATTTTAGATTTTAAAACTGGCAAATCTGCCTTTGATAAACGACAAGCTTTAGTTTATTTATTAGCAGCCCGCTATCTTTATCCTGGCAAAACCGCTGTCGCCTCATTTTATAATTTGGAAATTTGTCAAAAGTCTGATTTAATTACTATTAATAATCATGAATTAGCAACCCTGGAATTTGAGTTATCTAATATAGCGAAACAACATCAACTAGATTTACAAAAATATCAATCAAGAAGCAGTAATTTTAGTAAAATATTTCCACCAAATCCCGGCTATCATTGTCGGTTTTGCCCATTTAACTCAATTTGCGAATTTGCTGATTTTAAAACTGGTGAATCTCAATCAATGCCAATTACTAAGAATCGCGGCTAA